One region of Microbacterium rhizosphaerae genomic DNA includes:
- a CDS encoding GntR family transcriptional regulator: MSQNEESTARDASLAPSGEALDLRVYELVRERIIDGTLQPGARIRERELAEELQISRIPIREAFPRLESEGFIKTLHRRGAVVAQMTVRDVEELFAVRLSLEVLAARLAAEECARGASPDRLIASLDAAGAAVHGGATAHGGGHAAIAALTSSFHDEILVLSSNQLLQNLMIPVEGRIRRLFHLVADRDEEQLHREHRDLCLAIGNGQTELAGSLAFAHVERSRFETMPVIESLLAR, from the coding sequence GTGTCGCAGAACGAGGAGTCGACCGCGCGGGATGCCTCGCTGGCGCCGTCCGGCGAGGCGCTGGACCTGCGGGTGTACGAGCTCGTGCGGGAGCGCATCATCGACGGCACGCTGCAGCCGGGTGCGCGCATCCGCGAACGCGAGCTCGCCGAGGAGCTGCAGATCTCGCGCATCCCGATCCGCGAGGCGTTTCCGCGTCTGGAGTCCGAGGGGTTCATCAAGACCCTCCACCGCCGCGGGGCCGTCGTCGCCCAGATGACGGTGCGCGATGTCGAGGAGCTGTTCGCGGTGCGTCTGTCGCTGGAGGTGCTCGCCGCGCGCCTGGCGGCCGAGGAGTGCGCGCGTGGCGCGTCACCGGATCGTCTCATCGCGAGCCTCGACGCCGCGGGCGCCGCCGTGCACGGCGGGGCGACCGCGCACGGCGGGGGCCACGCGGCCATCGCGGCGCTGACCTCCTCGTTCCACGACGAGATCCTCGTGCTCTCGAGCAACCAGCTGCTGCAGAACCTCATGATCCCGGTGGAAGGTCGCATCCGCCGGCTGTTCCACCTCGTGGCGGACCGGGACGAGGAGCAGCTGCACCGGGAGCACCGCGACCTGTGCCTCGCGATCGGCAACGGGCAGACAGAGCTGGCAGGCTCGCTCGCCTTCGCACATGTGGAACGGTCGCGCTTCGAGACGATGCCGGTCATCGAATCACTCCTCGCACGCTGA
- a CDS encoding MFS transporter encodes MPSKDAVNPAANSARSAAVPVARPLVRPFGAVQESVGFRALLVSNVCFFSGVWSHSFILGWMVYEQTRSEVALAVFTALRMAPLLLGPLAGVLSDRFDRRRVLLIACTWVLVAAATMAALASWGRSPSLVLLAAGLAIGLAHSPSQPARSALTVELVSRARLSNANALNALVLSTTLLVGPAIGGALLTAFGASTALWLTTGWYAISLIALLGVPANRVRSLGHHDSAWRMLTHGAAALLRNRIVAAVLAITILTNALVFSIYQGFMPVFAGQVLDLDAAGLGALLTCFGLGGMAGSLVVAALGDFRRKGVVFLVGTGTMAVCWALFALSQWFWLSCALLMCAGLASSVFGVLQTTLMLAATPHRLQGRAMGLQELAIGITPLAAIGVGLVAQLLGIAWTTFLTASLLAAALVVIGVAVPALRRYNGTAEDHLVP; translated from the coding sequence GTGCCGTCGAAGGATGCCGTCAACCCTGCCGCGAATTCCGCTCGGAGCGCCGCCGTCCCGGTCGCTCGTCCGCTCGTGCGCCCGTTCGGCGCGGTGCAGGAGAGCGTCGGATTCCGAGCCCTGCTGGTCTCGAACGTGTGCTTCTTCAGCGGTGTCTGGAGCCACAGCTTCATCCTCGGCTGGATGGTCTACGAGCAGACGCGCTCCGAGGTCGCCCTCGCCGTCTTCACCGCGCTGCGGATGGCACCGCTGCTGCTCGGCCCCCTGGCCGGGGTTCTCTCGGACCGCTTCGACCGGCGGCGCGTCCTGCTCATCGCCTGCACCTGGGTGCTGGTCGCGGCGGCGACGATGGCCGCACTGGCGTCGTGGGGGCGCTCCCCTTCCCTCGTGCTGCTCGCCGCGGGCCTGGCGATCGGGCTCGCACACTCCCCCTCTCAGCCCGCGCGCTCGGCCCTGACCGTCGAGCTCGTCTCGCGCGCACGACTGAGCAACGCGAACGCACTCAATGCGCTGGTGCTGAGCACGACCCTCCTGGTCGGCCCGGCGATCGGTGGCGCCCTCCTGACGGCGTTCGGCGCCTCCACCGCCCTGTGGCTCACGACGGGCTGGTATGCCATCTCCTTGATCGCGCTGCTCGGGGTGCCCGCGAATCGCGTCCGCAGCCTGGGGCACCACGACTCGGCATGGCGGATGCTGACGCATGGGGCCGCCGCACTCCTGCGCAACCGCATCGTCGCGGCCGTGCTCGCGATCACGATCCTCACGAACGCGCTCGTCTTCTCGATCTACCAGGGATTCATGCCCGTCTTCGCAGGTCAGGTGCTCGACCTCGATGCCGCCGGCCTCGGTGCGCTCCTCACGTGCTTCGGCCTCGGCGGCATGGCCGGTTCGCTGGTTGTCGCGGCGCTCGGGGACTTCCGCCGCAAGGGCGTCGTCTTCCTCGTCGGCACGGGAACGATGGCGGTCTGCTGGGCGCTGTTCGCCCTCTCGCAGTGGTTCTGGCTGTCGTGCGCTCTGCTGATGTGCGCGGGGCTCGCGTCATCCGTCTTCGGCGTCCTGCAGACGACCCTCATGCTGGCGGCGACGCCGCACCGCCTGCAGGGGCGCGCGATGGGCCTGCAGGAGCTCGCGATCGGCATCACGCCGCTGGCCGCGATCGGCGTGGGCCTTGTCGCACAGCTGCTCGGCATCGCGTGGACGACGTTCCTGACGGCATCCCTGCTGGCAGCCGCCCTCGTCGTCATCGGCGTCGCCGTCCCCGCGCTCAGGCGCTACAACGGCACCGCCGAGGACCACCTCGTTCCCTGA